The nucleotide window CGAGATTACGGCCAAGTTCAACCCGTTCTCGGCCTGCGCCAAGCCTGCTCGGCTGTTCCTCACTTTCCTGCCCCCCAACGCCCGGTCAaccggcaccaccatcaacacGACGCTGCTTCCTCGGACGTCCACCGAGCCCAGCTCCGTCAAGGTCAAGTTCAGTGCGTCACGGTCCTCCTGGCGAGCTTTGTGGACGAGTGCTAATCTGCGACagaggacggcaaggagaTGGAATTCAACTGCTCCAAAATCAACATCAAGGGTCTCGTCCAAGAGGTCGACAGACACTCCCGCCAATTGCAAAAGGCGGCCGACCTCACCGACTAAATCACGCAACACAACTATTTGCATTTGCATCACCGGCGTTTCACGGAGCAGGATTACAACCGAGAGTCGATCCTCGGAAGGCATGTACCATATTTAGACACGTCGGAACTTTTGTATATTACGCTTGGTGGCACGCATGgtgcagccagccctgccttTTACTCGTTCATGATAATCTTTCACCTCGCTGTACCATTCAGCAAGCTCTCTAAGCTGAAGCACCGCTGATGAAGAACCACTTGTCGATGGAGCTGTCAATCTTCTCGGGAGGAAGGTCCTGGTTAGGGGGAAGAGCAGGCAGCTGCTCAGGCGCGAGGCGGCTTGGGGACCGAGAGACGGTCGTGTTGGCACTGGTGCGATCAGAAATTGCTCCTCATACTCGTTTCAAAGGCCGACTTACATGGAGACTTCACCAGCGGGGGTCTTGCCAGTGATGAGGCGCTCCCAGGCCTCACCGCACTCACGGATGACATCCATGGCATAGCTACAAACACAGTCAGCGGCGAATCAGAGTACCCtgccgccgaagaagccTTACCTCTTGTTCTTGCACTCGCCGGTGAAGGCAAACTGGTTCTCGGGCTT belongs to Purpureocillium takamizusanense chromosome 1, complete sequence and includes:
- the MRPL44 gene encoding 39S ribosomal protein L44, mitochondrial (EggNog:ENOG503P60G~COG:A); the protein is MITKFMTEITAKFNPFSACAKPARLFLTFLPPNARSTGTTINTTLLPRTSTEPSSVKVKFKDGKEMEFNCSKINIKGLVQEVDRHSRQLQKAADLTD